The following is a genomic window from Carassius auratus strain Wakin chromosome 15, ASM336829v1, whole genome shotgun sequence.
TCATTAACAAGGATCTTCAGTGCATCGACGTTATTTTAGtagcttttatatttttagttttcatttaatttttaagttttattaattttgtcatttatttagtttttttatttattaatatagtaataataatattttttatgtattttgtgccAGCTGCCAAAGCAAAAAAGTCTagaaaataattctttatttaataatctttAGATATGTGGGCTGGAAACAAGCCAAAAAATCTaagaaagaaaagcattttttgcaaCGAAAAACGATTTATATTAGCTTTAGCTATCAATAAGCCTGTACTGCATCCTATTTTAAAACTTGTGTCCATTATAGATTTTTTTGGTAGCCTGTGTTCTTCAGTGTGTTCAATGATTTTATAAACGTGGCTGAACTCACATTATCGAGTTCTTTCTGCGTCTCCTCCTCCATGCGGCGGATGTCCTCCATGGTCAGATGGATCCATCGGTCTAACCAGCAGAAGAGCTGCCTGTGGAAGTTGGTGAACAGACGCTTCTCTTGCTGAagtaaaaccaaacaaacaatgtTTCATGAGTCACCACACTAAAATTAGATTAACACCAAACCCTCTAATAAACTGAACAAACCCTAACTGTTTATCTTTCTAAACCACACCTCTAAGATGTTAGAACAGATATTCTATTGATATAAAAGTGAGTCACACTGAACACAGCATGAGGCATTTCACAGATTTACACCTTGTGAATGAAGCTCTCCACTTTATTCTGCAGACCAAACCACTTGAACTTGACAGTGACTAGTTTATAGGCACACATATGAGGGCAGTCCGTCTTCTGGGGAAGTTCTTTCTGCAATACACAGGAACAAACGTGATCAAAAAAAAATGACTGGAGAGATTTATCTGAAAACAACTCATGAAACCATGCACACCTTCCAGTCAGGTCCTAATGGCCCTCTACCAGTCTTCTGTGATTTAAAGGTGGCTGGATCCTCGTCTGGTTTGTAGTCCTGTGAAGAAGAAGATCAAAATGTCAGCATGTCTCAAAGTCTGATCGTACATCTAAAGTAAAAACTCTTTACCTTAGTGTCCACCTGAGACCTGTCAGCAATGTCAATGTGTACCACCTCAACCTTCTTCCACTGTTCAGGGTCAAGCTTATGaaccttcaaaaacaaaaacaaaaaaaggacatGGTTAGTTAGTTTACAAGATCAAGACTCTCACAGCAGCTTGCAATTCAACATAGATTTTTTGCTTATTGTGGTGCTACATAATCAAAATGATGACCTGGATTTATCGGTATAACATCTACTCACATTGTCCTGTTCACCGAGGTCAGGCTTGTGCCATGTCTCAATCATAACTAGAAAATTGTCCTTCATGTACTCGTTCTATAAACACACAATACACATTTGATACACAGACAAAATCTGGGGTCTAAAGAAatttgtacttttattcagcaaggatgagttaaactgatcaaaagtcacagtaaagacattaataatgtaac
Proteins encoded in this region:
- the LOC113114865 gene encoding phosphatidylinositol transfer protein alpha isoform-like, which gives rise to MLIKEFRIVLPISVEEYQVGQLYSVAEASKNETGGGEGVEVLQNEPYEKENGEKGQYTHKIYHLQSKVPTFVRLLAPSSALSIHEKAWNAYPYCRTVLTNEYMKDNFLVMIETWHKPDLGEQDNVHKLDPEQWKKVEVVHIDIADRSQVDTKDYKPDEDPATFKSQKTGRGPLGPDWKKELPQKTDCPHMCAYKLVTVKFKWFGLQNKVESFIHKQEKRLFTNFHRQLFCWLDRWIHLTMEDIRRMEEETQKELDNMREKDPVKGMSAADE